The window TATATGAAGACATCAGAAAAAAGGTTTTATAATGCAGCCCGAAAAGCGGCTGAATGGTTATTGAAGACACAGGAAGATAATGGAAATTGGGTTAAGGATAACTCTGTTTACTCCAATGCTGATAACACAATCTATAATGTTAGAGTAGCTTGGGCATTATGTCAATTTGCCATTTTGTCGGGAGAAGACAAGTATATGAAAGCAGGGATTAATAATGCTAATTATACATTGAATCACCAAACAATGAACGGATGGTTTCACAATTGCTGTTTAACGGATCCTGATCATCCTTTGTTACATACAATGGCGTACACTGTGAGAGGATTATTGGAAATAGGTATTTTGTGCAAAATGGATAATTTTATTGATAGTGCAACAACAACGGCAAAATCATTGATATCGTTGATGGGAGAAGATGGATTTATTCCAGGCAGGATAAACAGTAAATTTCAACCGGCCGCAAATTATGCCTGTTTGACGGGGATGGCTCAAACTTCTATTGTCTGGTCAAAATTATTCAGAATAACGGGAGCAAAGGAATTTAAACAATCTGCTTTAACAGTGAACGAATATTTAGTGCGTCACCATGATATATTGTCTTTTAAGGATACAGTACGCGGAGGGGTGGTTGGGTCTTGGCCTGTACATGGTGAATATGGGAGATTTATGATTCTAAATTGGGCAACAAAATTTTTTATTGATGCGTTATTAGAGGAGATAGAACTCGAAAACGGCGCAAGTTAAATTGGTTTTGTTACCTGGAGTGAGGTGACGTGATTACGAGGCATAAGAAAGTGATAAATGAGTAATACTATTTGTGGAAGCACAGATATATGCAAATTCCGGCTCGCGGATCACGCAGGTGTAAAATCCGCCTCAGAATGTATTAAAGCATACCGTTAATAAACGGGTTGCGTCTTTTTTCATCACCTATAGTTGTCGAAGGGCCGTGTCCGCAATACACGACGGTATCATCTGGCAGTTCCAGAAGTTTTAATCGGATGGAGTTTAGCAGGGTTTCCCTGTCTCCGCCGAAAAAATCAGTTCTTCCGATAGAGCCCGCGAAGAGTGTGTCTCCTGCCAGTACAAATCCGTCGAACTTAAGGGAGATACCTCCTTTTGTGTGCCCGGGTGTACTGAGAACGCTTCCAGTTATGCTGCCTACCTTTATTTTGTCCCCTTCTTTGAGCAGGCGTTCAACAGCCGGTTCTTCGATTTCTCCCAATCCCCAAAGAGGGGCTTCCTCTATCGATTTCTTCATTGTATCTATATCATCGGAGTGGATAGCGAGGCCGATATTGTAATTTTTCAAAATATCCGCGGCCGAAGCCATGTGATCACTATGGCCGTGGGTTAGAATAACCCCTGTGGGATTAAGGGAGTTTTCGTCAATAGATTCTTTGATTTTTTGCGCCTCGCCGCCGGGATCTATTATTACAGCCTCTTTGGTTACAGGGCAATATAGGACGTAACTGTTTGTAGCCAGTATACCTACAACATTTGTGATTATTTTTGGAGTCTCTTTACTCATAATCTGCTTTAAGTTCAGTTAGAAGTGATGTGAAATGGTTAAAGCCATTGAAACCGCGGCGTATTTTAAATCAAAATTAGCGTTGTGAATTTCGAAATCACTCTGAGCCAGCTGGAATCTGGTTTCCCCTCCCACGGAGAACCTGTTTGTAATAAAATAGTTGAACCCTAATTCCGCGTGGGCTCCCACC of the Candidatus Krumholzibacteriota bacterium genome contains:
- a CDS encoding MBL fold metallo-hydrolase, with the translated sequence MSKETPKIITNVVGILATNSYVLYCPVTKEAVIIDPGGEAQKIKESIDENSLNPTGVILTHGHSDHMASAADILKNYNIGLAIHSDDIDTMKKSIEEAPLWGLGEIEEPAVERLLKEGDKIKVGSITGSVLSTPGHTKGGISLKFDGFVLAGDTLFAGSIGRTDFFGGDRETLLNSIRLKLLELPDDTVVYCGHGPSTTIGDEKRRNPFINGML